One Phaseolus vulgaris cultivar G19833 chromosome 11, P. vulgaris v2.0, whole genome shotgun sequence genomic window carries:
- the LOC137821422 gene encoding uncharacterized protein: MGGRTSTSRSGDYLEGMLNDYVGGRNKLKAQKSASTKFVAALTCLQFFFAVYATFLLYYMGPSIDLRTKPEFTWATKIAQQWKQLMITPHVIGHYQKASSSLVMEDVLPTTPSQVCENEKIDFLQKKSNDVQMIKLKRELYDEVLNFQSKTFGTETLQELMAMKSKWDLKGPNSPKITVLLNHFKRKTLCAQLDSLLQQTLPFHHAWVLSFGSPNEASLRRIVDTYNDSRISFISSSYDFKYYGRFQMALQTEADLVYVIDDDMIPGRKMLQILAHVAGTEKYKNSVLGSIGRILPFRQKDFTFPSYRKFRSKEAGLYLPDPAYDITVDKIVQVDFLSSSWFLSADLVKTLFVETPFTFSTGEDLHLSYQLQKYKNAGSFVLPIDPKDKETWGDSEHRLAYVSETTVIFKDIVQVRDDQWWKALSTGYLTQWAAMYPQKVDALFYAHSVDEVKVLAPLLEKFRSTVGKKAYIVVSGGSFCTCEDTAAALKWPTVVCKERRFKIFDLAIGSLSGVSDSEAPVIHAVYTSMKGLIKIHNPSVVITVADIDPHVRKALKMASETNSNATTLVLLPRASVSQVLWMADLRSTALPNWNRMRISVSIITQNRVKSLTRLLKSLSNAYYLGDEIPITFNMDSKVDDETIRVVGSFEWPHGPKTLRRRIIQGGLIRAVSESWYPSSDDDFGLLLEDDIELSPYYYLWIKYALMAYHYDPQVSLPELSSISLYTPKLVEVVKERPKWNGTEFFKHIHPNTPYLHQLPCSWGAVFFPKHWREFYVYMNMRFTEDAKSNPVQIPKSRTNGWQASWKKFLIDMMYLRGYVSLYPNFPQQASFSTNHMEPGAHISAKDNVVKHNKQDFEVPLLKEDFRNLLPAMKMPPASKLPSLNLFNQPVSLKGLKAAGAKLGQDVLRCNNATEVVAVDKDTGLPHTCSKF; this comes from the exons ATGGGTGGTCGAACTTCGACCTCGAGAAGTGGAGATTACTTGGAAGGGATGCTTAATGACTATGTTGGAGGAAGAAACAAACTGAAGGCTCAGAAAAGTGCCTCCACAAAGTTTGTTGCAGCACTCACTTGCCTTCAGTTTTTCTTTGCAGTGTATGCAACATTTCTATTGTATTACATGGGGCCTTCCATTGATTTAAGAACCAAACCAGAGTTCACATGGGCTACCAAAATTGCCCAACAATGGAAACAACTCATGATCACACCCCACGTTATTGGCCACTACCAAAAAGCTTCTTCCTCTCTAGTAATGGAGGATGTTCTTCCCACAACTCCATCACAAGTGTGTGAGAATGAGAAGATAGACTTCCTGCAAAAGAAGTCCAATGATGTCCAAATGATCAAGCTAAAGAGAGAGCTCTACGATGAGGTGTTGAACTTCCAAAGCAAAACCTTTGGCACTGAGACTCTCCAGGAGCTAATGGCAATGAAATCCAAGTGGGACTTGAAGGGTCCAAACAGCCCGAAAATAACAGTGTTGCTGAACCACTTCAAGAGAAAAACACTTTGTGCTCAGCTTGATTCTTTGCTCCAACAGACCCTTCCTTTCCATCATGCTTGGGTTCTTTCATTTGGGAGCCCCAATGAGGCCTCATTGAGGAGAATTGTGGACACCTATAATGACTCAAGAATCAGCTTCATAAGCTCAAGCTATGATTTCAAGTACTATGGAAGGTTCCAAATGGCTCTTCAGACTGAAGCTGATCTTGTGTATGTCATTGATGATGACATGATTCCTGGAAGGAAGATGTTGCAGATTTTGGCGCACGTGGCTGGGACagaaaaatacaagaattctgtTTTGGGGAGTATTGGAAGGATTTTGCCTTTTAGACAGAAGGATTTCACTTTTCCAAGTTACAGAAAATTTCGCTCCAAGGAGGCAGGGTTGTATTTACCCGATCCTGCTTATGATATCACAGTTGATAAAATTGTGCAGGTGGATTTTCTATCTAGTTCATGGTTTCTCTCTGCAGATCTTGTCAAGACACTATTCGTTGAGACACCTTTTACCTTCTCAACTGGTGAAGATCTGCACCTCAG TTATCAGCTTCAGAAATACAAAAATGCTGGCTCCTTTGTTCTTCCAATAGACCCTAAGGACAAGGAAACTTGGGGAGATAGTGAACACAGGCTTGCATATGTATCTGAAACCACTGTGATTTTTAAGGACATAGTTCAGGTCAGAGATGATCAATGGTGGAAAGCACTTTCCACTGGTTATTTGACTCAGTGGGCTGCAATGTACCCACAAAAAGTCGATGCACTCTTCTATGCTCACTCAGTTGATGAAGTGAAAGTGCTTGCACCACTTCTTGAAAAATTCAGGAGCACAGTTGGCAAGAAGGCCTACATTGTTGTCTCTGGAGGCAGTTTCTGCACTTGTGAAGATACTGCAGCAGCTCTCAAATGGCCTACAGTGGTCTGCAAAGAACGTCGGTTCAAGATTTTTGATTTGGCTATTGGGTCACTTTCTGGAGTGTCAGACTCAGAGGCACCAGTGATACATGCAGTGTACACCAGCATGAAGGGTTTGATCAAAATTCACAACCCCAGTGTAGTGATCACTGTTGCTGACATTGACCCTCATGTGAGAAAAGCTCTTAAGATGGCATCAGAAACCAACTCAAATGCTACCACATTGGTTCTTTTACCCAGGGCATCAGTGTCTCAAGTTCTCTGGATGGCTGATCTGCGTTCAACAGCATTACCAA ATTGGAATAGGATGAGGATTTCTGTGAGCATCATCACCCAAAATAGAGTCAAATCACTAACAAGGCTTCTTAAATCTCTAAGCAATGCCTACTATCTTGGAGATGAAATTCCAATTACCTTCAACATGGATAGCAAGGTAGATGATGAAACTATAAGAGTAGTAGGTTCATTTGAGTGGCCTCATGGGCCAAAAACCCTGAGAAGGAGAATCATCCAAGGTGGTCTCATCCGGGCTGTGAGTGAAAGTTGGTATCCATCATCAGATGATGACTTTGGTCTCCTGCTAGAAGATGACATTGAACTTTCCCCTTACTACTACCTATGGATCAAATATGCACTCATGGCTTACCACTATGACCCTCAAGTTTCTCTTCCTGAGCTCTCCTCCATCTCCCTCTACACTCCAAAGCTTGTTGAAGTTGTCAAAGAGAGACCCAAATGGAATGGCACAGAATTCTTCAAACACATCCACCCCAACACACCTTACCTTCACCAACTACCATGCAGCTGGGGGGCAGTGTTCTTCCCCAAACATTGGAGAGAGTTCTATGTGTACATGAACATGAGGTTCACTGAGGATGCCAAATCCAACCCTGTTCAAATTCCAAAATCTAGAACAAATGGATGGCAAGCTTCATGGAAGAAGTTCCTCATAGACATGATGTACCTTAGAGGGTATGTTAGTCTGTACCCAAATTTCCCTCAACAAGCAAGCTTTTCAACCAACCATATGGAGCCAGGGGCACATATTAGTGCAAAAGACAATGTGGTTAAGCATAACAAACAGGACTTTGAGGTGCCACTATTGAAAGAAGACTTCAGAAACTTGTTGCCAGCAATGAAGATGCCTCCAGCATCAAAGCTTCCATCTCTAAACCTCTTCAATCAACCAGTTTCTCTAAAGGGTCTGAAAGCTGCTGGAGCTAAGTTGGGACAGGATGTGCTAAGATGCAACAATGCCACTGAGGTTGTGGCTGTTGATAAAGACACTGGTCTACCTCATACCTGCTCCAAATTCTGA